From the genome of Tachypleus tridentatus isolate NWPU-2018 chromosome 6, ASM421037v1, whole genome shotgun sequence:
GATATATACAGAACTCCATTATTTGCTTCAAAGAACTTAGAATTTCTATGAGCCTATGATATCTTTAAAAATACTAGTTTAACAATGTGAAACTCAGTTTCTTGCTGTTATATCCTTAGAATGGTTCTGTTTTCATTGACTTAAGTTATTTTAAGAGATATGATAAAAAACCTACGATGTATGTAGCGTTTCCTATACGgaattattcttaaatattaagaaatagagTTATATTACACTGAGCTTTGACATGGAGGCTTATTTGAAGTATACGTCAAGTGAAACGTATCTAGTCAGTGTTTTCCAATATACATAGTTTTAAATGGTTTCAAATTGTAGCACAATGCTTTATGGTAATAGGTAGTTACTACCTGGTACACTTAGAATTAGGGTTAATATATACAACTATCAATATAGTTAAGGAATGTTATCTATTATTTGCAGCTGAGACTAAAATATAGTTGTTGTTGAATCTCCTGTCTGCTCCTTTCGTTTTTTAATTTGTCCCTCTTGAGCTCTCCGTCTGTCATAAGCCAAACCCAACCACGCCATGACGTCAATAAAGACCGTGGTGATATTTAGGGTCCAGCCGAACTCGCTGGTGGAATAGTCCCAAGGGAAAGTATGGTGGTAATTATGGAAACCTTCTCCGAGGGCGTTCCACGAAACGAAAAAGTTCTCCCTGGGACCGATATACTTGTCATACGGTCTGTTGCCCCACAGGTGAGCTGCACTGTTAACCAGCCACGTGAAGTGCAGACTGACCACGTAGCGAAATATGGCGACCATTAGGAAGGACCGGTAATATGTTTCTCCCCAACAGAGTGGCGGTATGACGGTGGGGACCACAAAGCTGAACGTTACGACAAGAGGCACGTAGTACCTGCGGGGAGATATCATTCAATAGCAATAATTCACGAGCATTGTGACGCCATCTTTAGATCAGGACTTTTCTTATTTTAGACACCTCGGAATCTTCAGTTTATACTATGATAAATTCGGGACGAACCACACATCCAATAATAAAGATGCAAAACTCACAACATTTTATTTGGAACACCTGAACGTTTCGGAATAATTGTATTCCgagttagaaatatatttattaacatcaaCTAGACTTTCATTAATTACCAGTTTACGTAGTCATTAAGTAAAATTGTAAACGGAAggacaagaaaaaaaataaagaaattgtgAATCGTTTGAGTTTTCAATaggtaaacttaaaaaaaaattagatataaaaaGTTACTAAACGGTAACAAAGTATTATAAGAGACTGGCTAAGACCTGAACATACcttaacataacaataaaaaacgatgaaattaaaaactgttatgcTTAAGATTTTCAGCTGGTGTGTTTTTCAAAATTAGCATTAATTTATAGTATTTCAAAaggtgtattttttaaaaaatcattaatatttagtattttacttGGAGtagttttcaatattaatattaatttctagtAATTCAGCTGTTGTATTTTTCAATATTGACATTAACTTCTACTATATCACCTGctgtatttttcaatattaacatCAATTTCTAATATTTCAGCTGATGTGTTTTTCATTAAAAGCATTAATTTCTAGTACACtaattgaagtattttcagtATTAACATTCCTTTCTAGTATTTTAGCTGGTGTATTTTTCAATGCTAATATTAATTTCTAGTATCTCAGCTGGTGTATTTTTCgatattaacattaatttctgGTATTTTAGCTGATGTATTTTTCAGTAGTAGCATTAATTTCTAGTACTTAAGCTGgtgtaattttcaataataactttagtttttacaatttcatctggtgtatttttcaatattaacatTAACTCCTAGTGTATTggaccggcatgaccaggtggttgaggtactctacttgtaatccgagggtcgcgggttcgaattcccaccacactaaacatgcttgccctttcagccgtgagggcgttataatatgacggtcaatcccactattcgttggtaaatattAGCCTAAGAGTTTTccgtgggtggtgataactaactgcctctTCTCTagccttacagtgctaaattagggacggctagaacataTAGTTTTCTTGTTgatttgcgcgaaagtcaaaacaaatcaaacaatcaTAATATTTCAGCTggtgtatttttcaatattagCATTAATTTCTACTATTTCATCTAgtgtattttcaatattaacattaactataatatttcatCTGATGTATGTTACAATATTAGCATTAATTTCTAGCATTTCAGCTGGTGCATTTTTCAATACTAGCATTAATTTCTACTATTTAAACAagtgtatttttcaatattaaaattaattttcaatattttagctggtgtatttttcaatattagCATTAATTTCTAGTACTTCAGCTGAGGTATTTTTGAATATTATCATTAATTCCTCGTATTTTGTCTCGGAatgaccaggtgattaaagcactcgactcgtaatcctagggtcgcgggttcgaatccccgtctctcCAAACacgattgccctttcagccgtgggggtgttataacatgatggtcaaccccactattcgtaggtaaacgagtagcccaagagttggtgcaattgactagctagctgccttccgtcttgtcttactctgctaaattagggacggctagcgcagatatccttgcGTAACTTTGCaaaaaattcgaaacaaatcgaACAATCTTTGTATTTCAGCTggtgtatttttcaatattaaaatttctttttagtGTTTCAGTTGTTGTGTTTTTCAATGTTAGTATTAATTTCTGGTATTTCATCTGGTGTATTTTTTGATATTGACATTAATTTCTAGAAATTAAGctggtgtatttttaaatattaattcatactattttggccctgcatggccaggtagttaaagcacttgacttgtaaatccgagtgtcgcgggttcgaatctctgtaacactaaacacgctcgctctctcagccgtgggagcgttataatgttacgatcaatctcactattcgttggtaaaagggtaacctaagagttggcggtgagtggtgatgactagctgccttccctctagtcttacactactaaattaaagacgtctagtgcagatagccctcgaataccCCTGAGAATAATAGCTACATCAAATATAGATAGTGAATCGAATTCTCACCTTCTCTGAAACTGTACAACTGGGTCCCGCAAGATGTCACTGCAGTCGACAGTTTTACCTTTTTTAATGACGTCTTGATGTTTCTTTCTCAACAGCCAACCCATATGTGCAAAGAAGAATCCTCTGTTAACGTTGTGAGGATCTGCATCCGTTTCGGAGAACTTGTGGTGCACTCGGTGGTCCCTCGACCATTCATAGATGTCGTTCTAGTTAAAACGAAACTCTTGTTCATAACTTTTAAAGTGTGAACTGAAGTACAGTTAAATCGAAAAGACAAAAACTCTGaataatctaataaataaaatatgctttcagatattgttaaaatgataaaaaaaacagcacTAAGTTATAGAATAGGGTCATGAAATACTTTAATAGCGTGGTAATCCTAACAACGAACGAGTGAattcaaagaataataaatatatcacattACAATAACGACCTGTAccattgtttgattttattgatCAGTTTTCGTCGTCAGGGCGTGACCCAAAGGTTAAAGTGTTCAAACTGCGAACCAGAGTGATCATGATTCGCGAACTGTTTCCACTATAATGCGCTCCGCACCTTATGGACATGAGTTAAAGAGACGTCAAGCCCCAAATCTTGCCCAGTAGCCCAGGAATTTGCTGCAGGTATATTGCCCTAGTCACTCTACTATATAAATGCgatatttaaaatcaatattcgTAAGTGGTTATGACGTAGCTCGAAAATCTTAAAATATACGAATAAACTTCAGTTATTATTAACAGACTCTGGACGTGTCGTAAGAAACACGTTGTTTTATCTATTGGCCAAATAACTCCAAATGAaccgttttaaaaaaaacatcgaAGGAGCGGTAAGGTGCGGATAAGCCAAGTTTTCAATTAAACTGTGTGTGAACTCTGTTTTTATTACGATATATTAACGTTCAGGTCTCTAGTTAACCTCTATTTTTAACACCCTTCGAAGTTACTGTAGCAATAGGAGTTAAGGTGACCTTAAAAAATCTAGTTTGTGGTTATAGAACAAATTAACAAACTCACGTTTTTACTAATGTTCTGAAATATTGGTTTTGTTAAAGGTAGGACGGGAGTTTCTTGGTTCGCAAAGCTGGGTGTAAACCATTTACTGCTACTCGTTTCGTATACCCTACCTCATAAAGCTGTCAATTACAAAGTTATAAGGAAACGGTGACCTCTAGTGGTATTGAACTGCTCACCGTCTGAAATATAACAGTTCCTGGTTTACGACGCTGAAATTGCTCAATGAACTGTTTTCACTGACAGTCAATATCTGTTTTTtaggtaaattttaaaacaaatttatctaGATGAATATaagattatgtttattttaatgataattctaaaaattaatccctagaaatattttaattctcaTTGATATACAGTGGATTACGGAAACAAAGTTTCTTTTAGTTTCATATATGTTATGGGTAGACCTAGAGAAAGGTCTTAACCTAGTATTATCTATAGCCTGTTAACTGATCACTTCTCTTACTCCACTCACCTGACCAGCTATACAATTACAAAGGGCCAAGAAGAGCCTAAGAGACCACTTTGCCTTATATGTCCGATGTGACCATAGTCGATGAGCTCCTGCAGTTACTCCTAGGCCTGACAAAAGCCCATAGAACAAACCTTGAAGACGAAAAAAAATATTCGTTTCATACAGTATGCAGTTAGTTACTATGATTACAACATTACTTCAAAATACACGCAAATTTAAAACCACTAATCTATCTTTCCAAAATAAATTGAAGGCTAAAGTGCTTCCATCAGATATGTAATGGATAAATTTATTTTCAGGTTGAAGCCTGTTTATCTATTTACGTTGGCCGTAGTGGtgatttataaaacagattttacTCAATCCGTGGAATCTATACTTAGAGCTGACAAAGGTGCCCTATAGTCATATTACAAATATGTACACTAAAATCGACAATGAGACATTTTTACTTTAACGTATTATTGCTACTCGCTTCCATTTATTTCTGTACCCAACAAGCcccaaaagaatgaaaaaaaaaacatcgttaAGATTCTAGAAGTGACCTACCCACCAAACTATTCATCATTGTTCTTCTTGTTTCAGTGAAGAAAACCTTACAAATACTTTACCATTAACTGAAGTTTAGTCATAAATTCCCTCTAACTGTTCCTTAGCAGTGCACGTTGCAACTGATTACTCGTTTTAACTGGCAgcagtttaaaaacttttaacgtgattctaaattatattatcattgtcttgaatatagtttttttttttttacagaaatctAGTGTTCATTCAGAAAGCTTAACTATAAAAAACAGGAATTATCATGCATTGGAAAATAAATGCTAGATCACTGTAACGTTTAGAAACGCAAAGCTTTGGACAGTGTACAATAGTTGTCATTAAGATTCCAACCATAATATCATGTATGATGTGAAAGAGTATTCAACATCTAAACTATTAACTAGTCATCTTCAACACCTAACTGCACATTAGTCATTTTCAGCATCTGAACTCTAAACTACTCATCTTCATCATCTAAACTTTAAACAACTCATCTTCATCATCTAAATTTAAACTAGTAATATTTAACATCTAAACTGTAAACTAAAGGTCTTCAATATCGAAACTTTAAAGTAGTCATCTTCAACATATAAACTTTAAACTAATCAGTTTCAACTTTTAAACTTGAACTTAGTCATTTTCGACATCTAAACTGTAATCAAGTCATCTTCAACATCTAAAGATTAAACCAATCATCTTCAACATCTAAATAGCAAACTATTCATCTTGAACAACTAAACAGTAAACTAGTCATCTTCAAATCtaaactttaaacttgtcatATTCAACATCTAAACTGTAAACTAGTAATCTTCCACACATAAACATTAAACTAGTCATCCTCAACTTTTGAACTATAAACTAGTCATTTTCGACATCTAAACTGTAATCAAGTCATCTTCAACACCTAAACGTTAAACTAGTCAAATTCGATCTCTAAACCTTAAACTATTTATCTTCAACATAAAATATCTAATATAGTCATCTTCAACACCTAAACTGTAAAGTAGTCACCTCAACGTCTAAACTGTAATCTTGTCTTTTTAAACATCAAAACACTAAACTAGTAATATTTAACATCGAAACTGTAACCCAATCATCTTCAATATCTAATATCTGTAAAGTTGTCACCTTCAACATTTAAATTGTAAACTAGTCATCTTCAACATCTAAACTGTAAATTAGTCATCTTCAACATCTAAACTGTAAATTAGTCATCTTCAACAACTAAACTTTATAATACTAATCATCAACATCTAAAGTGTAAACTATTCGTATTCAACATCTAAACTGTAAAAAAGTCATCTTTAACATCTAAACTACAATTTAGTCATCTtcaagttttaaactttaaattagtCATTTTCGACAACTCAACTGTAATCTAGGCATTTTCAACATCAAAACTCTAAACTAGTTACCTTCAACATATAAACTTCAAACTAATCATCTTCAAAATCTAAACTTTAAACTAGCAACCTTCAATATCTCAAGTGTAAACTAGTTATCTTCAACATCTAAACTTTAAACTAGTCATCTTTAACATCCAAACACTAAACAAGTCATCTTCAACATCTACACTGTAAACTAGTTATATTCAATATCTAAGCTGTAATGTagtcatcttcaa
Proteins encoded in this window:
- the LOC143252418 gene encoding stearoyl-CoA desaturase 5-like, with the translated sequence MMPPHQISACVMMPTTKLKMTSNSLPVVWRNVIIFGVLHVIAMFGAQIAFFQIPVGLWLFGLFYGLLSGLGVTAGAHRLWSHRTYKAKWSLRLFLALCNCIAGQNDIYEWSRDHRVHHKFSETDADPHNVNRGFFFAHMGWLLRKKHQDVIKKGKTVDCSDILRDPVVQFQRRYYVPLVVTFSFVVPTVIPPLCWGETYYRSFLMVAIFRYVVSLHFTWLVNSAAHLWGNRPYDKYIGPRENFFVSWNALGEGFHNYHHTFPWDYSTSEFGWTLNITTVFIDVMAWLGLAYDRRRAQEGQIKKRKEQTGDSTTTIF